A genomic segment from Nodularia sphaerocarpa UHCC 0038 encodes:
- a CDS encoding Uma2 family endonuclease encodes MIAVKNRADRVVLYNISWQQFENLLQDLGENRAARIAYDNGNLEIITPLPEHEYYKKSFSIAIEDIALELDLKYETYGSTTWKQQSRMAGLEPDDCFYFQNEAAIRGKLDLDLNQDPPPDLALEIDVTSKSLNRFPIYGRLGVPEVWCYDSGELKIYLLQNGEYVESQTSLVFPSLPIRELPRLIEENRNEGRRAMRKAVRGWVRDVLG; translated from the coding sequence ATGATAGCTGTTAAAAATCGAGCCGATAGAGTCGTACTTTACAATATTAGCTGGCAACAATTTGAAAATCTTTTGCAAGATTTGGGAGAAAATCGTGCAGCTAGAATAGCTTACGATAACGGGAACTTGGAAATTATCACACCTTTACCAGAACACGAATATTATAAAAAAAGTTTCAGCATCGCTATTGAAGACATAGCTTTAGAATTAGATTTAAAATATGAAACTTATGGTTCAACTACCTGGAAGCAGCAAAGCCGTATGGCTGGTTTAGAACCAGATGATTGTTTTTATTTCCAAAATGAAGCAGCAATTAGAGGTAAGCTTGATTTAGATTTAAACCAAGACCCGCCCCCAGATTTAGCATTAGAAATTGATGTTACCAGCAAATCTTTAAATCGATTTCCGATTTATGGGCGGTTGGGTGTTCCTGAAGTTTGGTGTTATGACTCAGGAGAATTGAAGATTTATCTTTTGCAGAATGGTGAATATGTAGAATCTCAAACAAGTTTGGTTTTTCCTAGTTTACCAATTCGAGAACTACCCAGGTTGATTGAAGAAAATCGAAATGAGGGAAGAAGGGCGATGAGAAAAGCAGTAAGAGGTTGGGTGAGGGATGTGTTAGGTTAG
- a CDS encoding diguanylate cyclase domain-containing protein, with translation MNHDSDIENQGNILLVDDIPENLQLLSDLLVKLGYTVRSVTSGRMALKTVKVKRPDIILLDIKMPEMDGYEVCQALKADEDLANIPIIFISALDDVLDKVKAFNSGGVDYITKPFQIEELVARLNNQLTIQRQKYLLQKEINYRRDTEEALYQSRALLSSVLNCSLDGIAALQAVRHPETGDIEDFRCLVVNPVIAKVFERSREDMIGKLVLKKFLTKIQPELFDHFIEVVETGQALERDFYYPSADSSWYHFVAVKLGDGFAITIRDITARKQTEIALQDANQKLEKLVNIDGLTQVANRRCFDTRLQAEWKRLAREQQPLSLILFDVDKFKPYNDYYGHLAGDDCLIRIAQRVQEVVRRPADLLARYGGEEFIVLLPNTDIEGVIKIAQRIQQIIHEQALPHAKSNVADIVTVSLGISSVIPSFKVRPDTLIADADKALYDAKEQGRDRYCCNC, from the coding sequence ATGAATCATGATTCAGACATAGAAAATCAAGGTAACATTCTCCTTGTAGATGATATTCCCGAAAACTTACAATTACTCAGCGATTTGTTGGTAAAACTTGGCTACACTGTTCGCAGCGTCACCAGTGGGCGAATGGCGCTAAAAACGGTGAAGGTCAAGCGACCAGATATTATTCTGTTAGATATCAAAATGCCAGAAATGGATGGCTATGAAGTTTGTCAAGCTCTGAAAGCAGATGAGGATTTAGCTAATATTCCCATAATTTTTATTAGTGCTTTAGATGATGTTTTGGATAAAGTCAAAGCCTTTAATTCAGGAGGTGTAGATTACATTACTAAACCTTTTCAAATAGAAGAATTAGTAGCACGTCTGAATAATCAGTTAACTATTCAAAGACAAAAATACCTTCTGCAAAAAGAAATTAATTACCGTAGAGATACAGAAGAGGCACTTTATCAGTCTAGAGCTTTGTTGTCGAGTGTTTTGAATTGTTCCCTTGATGGAATCGCCGCTTTGCAAGCTGTTCGTCACCCTGAAACTGGGGATATTGAGGATTTTAGGTGTTTAGTGGTTAACCCTGTCATTGCTAAAGTCTTTGAACGTAGTCGTGAAGATATGATCGGTAAATTGGTTTTGAAAAAGTTTTTGACCAAGATTCAACCAGAACTATTTGATCATTTTATTGAGGTTGTGGAGACAGGACAAGCTTTAGAACGTGATTTTTACTATCCATCAGCAGATTCTTCTTGGTATCACTTTGTAGCTGTAAAATTAGGTGATGGTTTTGCGATTACCATCCGTGATATCACAGCCCGGAAACAAACGGAAATAGCTTTGCAAGATGCTAATCAGAAACTCGAAAAACTGGTAAATATCGATGGTTTAACTCAGGTGGCTAACCGTCGTTGTTTTGATACACGATTGCAAGCAGAATGGAAACGTCTAGCGCGGGAACAGCAGCCCCTCTCACTGATTTTATTCGACGTTGATAAATTTAAACCTTACAACGATTACTATGGTCATCTGGCTGGTGACGATTGCCTGATTAGAATAGCACAAAGAGTCCAAGAAGTAGTCCGTCGTCCCGCCGATTTACTGGCGCGTTATGGTGGCGAAGAATTTATAGTCCTTTTACCGAATACCGATATCGAAGGAGTCATTAAGATAGCACAAAGAATTCAACAAATAATTCACGAGCAAGCCCTTCCTCATGCTAAATCTAATGTCGCCGATATCGTCACAGTCAGTTTGGGTATTTCCTCAGTTATACCGAGCTTTAAAGTGCGACCAGATACACTCATAGCAGATGCAGATAAAGCATTATACGATGCAAAAGAACAGGGGCGCGATCGCTACTGCTGCAATTGTTAA
- a CDS encoding hybrid sensor histidine kinase/response regulator has translation MNRTNKLQKYRPIPLRLVLIIPFVLQIVGAVGLVGYLSFRSGQKAVEDMVKPLMAEIGDRIDQNLNNHLQKPKELTRNNAAVIKLGFLNYQDFPAVERYLWEQSQIFDKLNALVVATETKDMLVINKLDDGSRVVRIRTKLNNYKWNNYLTDSQGNHTKLIEDSQKDDHPQKSPPENRPWYEVGKKTPSGTWQIVVSRIKLDEPRLVAAYVLPFFDRNNTLQGVVSCSISLFQLGDFLKSLKIGKTGQAFILENNGFLIGTSTGETPFVPSLVNSLKSDIQKDDPNQYRLNAVNSREELTRQTTKKLLEYFGRLDRIKTKQKFSFTDNGQRYFAQVVPFQGQKDLNWLTVIVIPENDFIAEIQANASWTIVFCCLTLVVATGIGILTARWITNPILRLNQATQAIAEGKWQESGIQEGLTIVEVQGIAEVTNLADSFNSMALQLQTSFETLENRVEERTAELVIAKEKAEVANEAKSTFIANMSHELRSPLNAILGFSQLMLRATNLRTDHYENVGIIYRSGEYLLTLINNVLDLSKIEAGKTTLNPTDFDLYRLLYDLEDMLHLRASNQGLNLIFQRSENVPRYICTDEVKLRQVLINLISNSIKFTQSGGISLTVNNSSEEITDILTLDFSVHDTGIGISTAELPKLFEAFSQTQSGKDSQEGTGLGLVISRKFVQLMEGDISVESELGKGTTFKFSIQAKLGQQANSNLVEEHPQVLELVPGQPTYKLLTVDDKAINRQLLIKLLQPLGFEIKEASNGKEAITIWEEWEPHLIFMDMRMPIMDGYEATKHIKSTTKGNATAVIALTASVLEEEKAIVLSAGCDDFLRKPFREHIIFDALTKHLGVQYIFAETNPVNSEDISENSLTSDHLSYMDQEWINQLYEAALEANTNLVMELIAQIPQTESFLIKSLRKIVLKFEFEQLVDLAEPLINNNP, from the coding sequence ATGAATCGCACCAATAAACTCCAAAAATACCGCCCAATTCCCCTGAGATTAGTGTTAATTATCCCCTTTGTATTGCAAATTGTCGGTGCAGTGGGTTTAGTGGGTTATCTTTCCTTTCGCAGTGGACAAAAAGCGGTAGAAGATATGGTAAAACCTTTGATGGCAGAAATCGGCGATCGCATTGACCAAAATCTTAACAATCATTTGCAAAAACCCAAAGAACTTACCCGTAATAATGCTGCTGTAATCAAACTAGGATTTTTAAACTATCAAGATTTCCCAGCAGTAGAGCGCTATTTATGGGAGCAATCGCAAATTTTTGATAAATTGAATGCCTTAGTAGTCGCCACCGAAACCAAAGATATGCTCGTTATAAATAAGCTGGATGATGGCTCTCGTGTCGTCCGGATAAGAACTAAGTTAAATAACTACAAATGGAATAACTACCTAACAGACAGTCAAGGAAACCACACCAAGTTAATTGAAGATTCACAAAAAGACGACCATCCCCAGAAATCCCCCCCAGAAAATCGTCCTTGGTATGAAGTTGGAAAAAAAACACCAAGTGGGACTTGGCAGATAGTTGTTTCACGAATAAAGTTAGATGAACCAAGATTAGTAGCTGCCTATGTATTACCATTCTTTGATCGAAATAATACGCTGCAAGGAGTTGTCAGTTGCTCCATTTCTCTATTCCAGCTTGGGGATTTTCTCAAAAGCTTAAAAATTGGTAAAACAGGTCAGGCTTTTATCTTAGAAAACAATGGATTTTTAATCGGTACTTCCACCGGCGAAACTCCCTTTGTTCCAAGTTTAGTAAACTCTCTAAAGTCGGATATACAAAAAGATGATCCCAACCAATACAGATTAAATGCTGTGAATAGTCGTGAAGAACTGACTCGGCAAACCACTAAAAAATTACTGGAATATTTCGGTCGACTTGATCGCATCAAGACAAAACAAAAATTTAGCTTTACAGACAATGGTCAACGCTACTTTGCTCAAGTTGTTCCATTCCAGGGGCAAAAAGATTTAAATTGGCTAACAGTTATTGTCATTCCTGAAAATGATTTTATTGCAGAAATTCAGGCAAATGCCAGTTGGACAATTGTATTCTGTTGTCTCACTCTTGTTGTCGCCACAGGGATTGGTATTCTCACTGCTCGTTGGATTACTAATCCGATTCTCCGCTTAAATCAAGCTACTCAGGCAATTGCAGAAGGTAAATGGCAAGAGTCGGGGATACAAGAGGGGCTGACGATAGTAGAAGTTCAAGGCATTGCAGAAGTCACAAATCTTGCTGATTCATTTAATAGTATGGCTCTTCAGTTACAAACATCTTTTGAAACATTAGAAAATCGCGTAGAGGAACGCACAGCAGAATTAGTAATTGCTAAAGAAAAAGCAGAAGTAGCAAATGAAGCTAAAAGTACATTTATTGCTAACATGAGTCATGAATTACGCTCACCTCTTAATGCTATTCTCGGCTTTTCGCAATTAATGCTACGTGCCACTAACCTGCGAACAGATCATTATGAAAATGTTGGCATTATCTATCGTAGTGGTGAATATTTACTAACATTAATTAATAACGTTCTGGATTTATCGAAAATAGAAGCAGGTAAAACTACCCTCAATCCTACTGATTTTGACCTGTATCGCTTGCTCTATGATTTAGAAGATATGCTGCATTTACGCGCAAGTAATCAAGGCTTAAATTTAATATTTCAGCGAAGTGAAAATGTCCCCCGTTATATTTGCACCGATGAAGTGAAACTCCGTCAGGTATTAATTAATTTAATTAGTAATAGTATCAAATTTACTCAATCAGGAGGAATTAGTTTAACGGTCAATAATAGCAGTGAAGAAATCACAGATATTTTGACTCTTGATTTTTCAGTGCATGATACAGGAATCGGAATTTCCACAGCAGAATTACCTAAACTATTTGAGGCTTTTTCTCAAACACAATCTGGTAAAGATTCTCAAGAAGGTACAGGTTTGGGTTTAGTAATTAGTCGCAAGTTTGTACAGTTAATGGAAGGAGATATTTCTGTAGAAAGCGAATTAGGAAAAGGCACAACTTTTAAATTTTCTATTCAAGCTAAATTAGGTCAACAAGCTAACAGCAATTTGGTGGAAGAACATCCACAAGTTTTAGAACTTGTACCAGGACAACCTACCTACAAACTATTAACAGTAGATGATAAAGCTATTAATCGTCAATTACTAATTAAGCTTTTACAACCATTGGGGTTTGAGATCAAAGAAGCTAGTAATGGCAAAGAAGCTATAACTATCTGGGAAGAATGGGAACCTCATTTAATTTTTATGGATATGAGAATGCCGATTATGGATGGTTATGAAGCCACCAAACATATTAAATCTACCACAAAAGGCAATGCTACGGCGGTGATAGCTTTAACAGCCAGCGTTTTAGAAGAAGAGAAAGCCATTGTGCTTTCAGCAGGTTGTGACGACTTCCTTCGCAAACCATTTAGAGAACATATTATTTTTGATGCCCTGACTAAACATCTGGGTGTACAATACATCTTTGCCGAAACTAATCCTGTTAATTCAGAAGATATATCCGAAAATTCTTTAACATCTGATCATCTCAGCTATATGGATCAAGAATGGATTAATCAATTATATGAAGCTGCTTTAGAAGCCAATACAAACCTAGTCATGGAATTAATTGCACAAATTCCCCAAACCGAAAGTTTTTTAATTAAATCTTTAAGAAAAATTGTCCTAAAATTTGAGTTTGAACAATTAGTTGATTTAGCTGAACCTTTAATAAACAATAACCCCTGA